The Dreissena polymorpha isolate Duluth1 chromosome 2, UMN_Dpol_1.0, whole genome shotgun sequence nucleotide sequence tcgtcaggttctagtgatatgccttttatgtgtttatttgactCGAcctttttaggtccaatgtttaaatttatcaatataaagcatttaatgacaagcttcaatacttgccaaaatctgtgaaaaggcctctttaaatgaACATCCGTATATCTTCCTATGAATGCAAAAAGGTCCAATGAGGCATTTCTGTAATCATGAGAGAAAATGACCAGTTATCGTGGATGAACTATCAATCTCCGTCTGATTAATTTCTGTGGTTTTCGAGTTATTTCCCTTGTTAAAAATCTAGCAAAGAGCCCATCTACACAGTGTTATTTTACTGTGCATATCATAACTGAAAAGAAGTATAAAAGGGATTCAAACGAATCTACTTATAATGATAGAGGACTTTGATAATAATTgcaaagtatacatgtatatatgttgttTTGCCCTTTGTTCATTTGTATTGTCCAAGACATAACAATTTGTATAAAATTGATTGATATCCTAATTTAAATATCGTCAAAAAGGTCTCTTAACATTTCAATAATTTTGAGGAAATggcatttaaaattaaattcaaaaatgTTGATCATATCAAGCTTTCGTTTAAAGATTACTTTTATCTACAAGGAAATATATATCAAACTTTTTATACCAGAAAATAATTACTGTTTATATTCATTACGTAACATTAATTAGTTCATGAACTATGATGACTCTTGCATAGCACATTTTTTATAAGAGATCAACACGCAAAAAGGTTTCAAGTGAAAACATAGATACTTTTTGACCTGAAGTGTACTGATACAGGTGCGAACAAGTAATACATAAATCATAATAAGGTACCACGTGAACAATCGTTGCTTTTAACGAAGTATTCAGTTGTCGCCTGAATGCATGAGTACACAAttagtttcttttttattatatattaagttCTCTGGTATTTTGTTAACACaaatcaaaaaaatattattttctgccATAAGATATGACGTTTACACCACAACAATTGATCAGTGAATTGACAGATTTCGAtacagcccccccccccttcaaaaaaaaaatggatcgagcgagcgaaataaaaataaaacatatttatttcgttGTAATCAGATGCGAGCGAAACAAGTGGAATAAAAAGaaattcaacataaaaatgaacatttcttCCAAATACATAATACTGCTGGATATATTGCCAAAAATGATAAATGAATAAACCAGTGTTTGTCCTTGATAGTTGTCACTTGTAAGTGATTGTTTAAAACCACAAAGGACGCGTGCCAGTATGTATTTTTTACTGTCACTCAAGGGTGACAGGCTAAGGGCCGAGTATTGTTTTTGGACTAGTTCTGCCATATTGTCAACTTTATTACTGGAGGCATATCGTCAACAATTTAAGCTAGTATCTTGAGCACATTCAATTCacggagttttttttaaacatattttttgcatTGACATTTGTGTGATATGCAAGTTTAATCAGCTACATACTGCAAATCCAGCTGCCCATTTTCCTAAATTGAAGCAAGTCGATCGACGTTTCGTCATGCTAATTTATTTGCTCTATTCTACCTACCCTTCCCTTTGGTttcttgaatacatgtatatttatacaatttatgcgatatttcatatttaaaagctGTGGTAATTCTGCAATAATATTTGCAACCGTCAGAATCAAAGTAACAAGAGAAAACATGCATTTTAGATAAGACCAAACACATTCATACTGCTATAGTGTAacttaaaatgtttaacaaaaataaaacaggATATTTCTTAAAAATGAAGGTCTTACAAAATAAATAGAATCGTAGCTTACAGACGAAGCAAATCGGgagcacaggtgttgggcgcatggccaagtcactttaacactatcaatatgtcataaaacaacatttttcatcattttgacaaaaacaaattctgatataatataatatatacaaataaggtATCTTTTGACACAGGAAAACCACATACATcaacattttaaccctttcagtgcgggaaccgaattttaaaggcctttgcaaacagtttggatccagatgagacgccacagaacgtggcgtttcatcgggatccaaactgtttgctattctgatagtattctttgaaaaaaaatcgaagaaaatgctaattttagaaattcagcagactacattttagcagacgacaaatttcccagcatgcaaagggttaaagtcattaagtgcctaaatgaaGGTCGATTATCGTAAACtgtgtaccattttgttgggaaaggttgcctcctgacgcaaaatgaccacgaacggctacttgccaacataaattacaagaaaacactcctcgaactcgtagaaatgctaggtcggctctcgtctgttatgacattttgatagtgttaaagtgacttggccgcgcgcccaacacctgtgaccGGGAGCGGGGAAAAATGAAAACCGCGTCAAATTAGAAAAGATCATTTTAGATTTTGGTGACGCAAATACTGCGAACATCATATCAACGTTGTGTTGCCTTGGTGtctttacacattttttatagaCATTTGTCATAATTTTTGTTGTTGACGTTGTTGTGATGCAATTGATTCACTTCCCTTTTCAAATTTACCAATACATGCCCTACGGTGCAAAATAGTGTAAATAGTTAATAGGTTTATATTGTTAACGTTGATTTATAaacaatgtattaataactaGTTTTAAAAAGTTTATAAGATGAACATTAAAAGAAAGcaaagtttttttaaagaaagaagcgAATAAATCGTCTCATACGATCCTAGTTTTCTACAAAATTAGTAGTCTCCGTAAAGGAGCCCATACACCCAGCACGCTATTAGACAGTTCGACAACGTTCTGAAGAAAGTGCAAATcgggatgtgaacttgcttgaacgtgtagttttTGGTCAGAAAAAATCTACAATATGATTGAATGACGTTCATACACAGTTCACGCTACGTGCAGCTCGTTCCTATCCCGTCCTATCCCGTCTTTATTCAATTCAATTCGGGTCAATTTTTCCATCGTCTccgttggtataccgtttccagtcagaccgagcccgttctcagccagttcgatcacgttcgtacgcagttcttctttattcgttgtgcagtggtaactcgttcaaaggcagttcTCACTCCGTCCTACTATCAGGGGCGTCGGAAGCAGATTGACATTGGGGCAGCGGATGGGGTGGGTATTGGAGGGGTATACCCCTCccgtttttcaaattttagcatcaaatggcgcattctggtgcgtttttatgcctgatacctgaccttatacacgtctattgcaggctTTTTCTGAATggcaaaagttgtgacagacagtcagacagacagacagacagacagacagacagacagacagacagacagacagacagacagacagacagacagacagacagacagacagacagacagacagacagacagacagacagacagacagacagacagacaggcagacagacagacaggcaggcagacagacaaatgatggagaagtgatctcttCATGTCGCagttgtactttgtagcaggcgacacaagagtagggatcatgtgggttgaaagaacgttcttcgggattttttttttccgaaattccgttttggaaatttgaaattcgttggttggtttggagtaaaaatattgaaatgacacaaaaaagtggtaaaaacatttaataagtttttttatagatttactttgagttattacatttaattcaggtatcttgaggtatttttaattgtgtgataATTAAgaactattggatatcggcacattggtttcatgtcatactttcctttatattaataaaaaataagcaaaggcttagatcataccgacaattaCAGATTTCCAGGTTTtattactcaagaataaagggattattgatataaaaagagaccgatcaattaataacataatttacaCGTACATAACGGCgtgcgggtgatgacaatcaacaagacacgtgtcataaccgcgaaagcgtgacTACATTgtttcgtggtaaagatattttcaaatatacgggtattgaaatgaaaaaaaataaaataaaaaaggtctttgccgaaatttcattttctgccgccccagctccgacgccgCTGACTACGTTCTTAGTAGGTTTAGGACGAAGTGGCAGCCACGTTCTGTACGGAgattataaaaccgactacgttcctgccagttctcatttatgtttcacgctttATGCCGACCGGACGTACATTTGTAATGCCTACAAGAAATAATTCCGCCAAATTGGCAGTGCGGTTAAGTTCTGTGTCGTTTCCGTTTTCTTTCTCGCCCcaacaaaaaatatattgctgctctgcttctaacataaattgcacgaagccaacatttaaaaaattaacagCCCAAAGATTGTCAATGCTTCAACATTatatcacaaatgatgaattttgagacaaagacctctatttatatgcacgttgtctgaacgtattgtatttacggtttgaacgttgtaacagctgcattgaacgagtacaacgtacttggaacctactgcgtactccttaaaacgagtacaacgtactaagaacttactgagaacgtatagaacgtgttgcaaacgttgtTAGAACTTATCTTTTAGTTTCTGTTTATAtacacgaaacaagatcgtacttgagacgtagtgcgGATGGGAtcggtctgtctgagaacggattggacggactagaaacggactcgatcggtgtggcatcgtacaggtaatttcggtccgatcgcactacgttctggcacgttcctAACCGATCTAATGGCATGTATTAAGAATTTACACCCTGTGACACTTAGTACAacctatccgttcttagtacgtccattccgtttccagtacgttgttactacgattaattgtagaacgggatgatctgaagaaaattttgagtaggctcaaagttctgaaacacctctcCCGTTCAACCCCGTTCCATGCCGTCAacaaagttcgaagacagttcgtaacacgttgctactacgatcactccattctcacacagttcgagcccgttaagtcacatttttcagaacgtacttcgaacggagtcggtgtatTGGGGGTATAAGGTCGCCAGCGTTAACTGTCTGGCTTTGAACGCCTTCTTCATGCGTTCTCCCGACGACCACATGGCGATTTAACGACGCCCTTGTCGTCGCATGAACGCAGTAtcttcagggctcaacattaacctaaaaaccaacttgccctgtcGGGCAaatacttagaaaatctacttgcactgaacgtaaagccatttgcccaaacatgaaatatcacatttactgttaacctcatatttttttaataaagatcaaaatgatacaccacaaaaccttttttacttttgcacatttaacaaaatgataacagCAATAAAGTCTAAGTTAAGACAaaatttaatgctctttgttcttttttgcacttgcctgggcggacaactatATTATAAAGTAACTTGCCCGGACACAAcatttacttgccaggggcaataggaaaACTgtaaatgttgagccctgatctTTAAGCGAAGTTGTCAGCAGACCCACGTTCAATCCTCGCTTTTGGCGCATGTGAGCATGGTTGTAGTCACCGTTCCGAATAAGTGGGATTTCTTCAAGGTACTCCGGCTTACCATAAAATAAGATGACAGCAACACAATTGGATATCGTTCAGTAAAAACGAAATAGCTAGACATTTTAGCTTAACCGTAATACAAAAACCGCAACCACGTTCCAAAAAAGTACCGACTTTATTGTGTGTAGAAAGACATTAAGGTTGGAGTCCTAGAGCACACTCCACACGCCAGTCATTCGGTCTATATACGGATGGCACTTCTATAGCAGAGAAAAGCAAAGGCCACGCCCGAGAGGTGAGTTCCTTAATTTGGTTTTCAGACAGGTAACAGGTAACATTGTTTCGCCGATATATGAAATATCACTTCGTGTTGCGAAGAAAGACATTCGCGGAAGAGCTGTGGATTACATAAAAAAAACGAGAAAATTCCATTGAAAATCAGTTCATTATTCGAATTAAAGCTCAAAATGTCTATTAATGTTGCAATATGTTGAACATGTACTTAAATTACGTATTTGctgaaatttaaatgttttaagagtcggatgccacatGTTCATGATACTACTTTAACAGATCCTCTAAATGACAATGGCTTTTCTGTTAACGATTACATATATAACACACTATTtttagttaaaggggcctttttacagattttggcatgttttgacgtttgtcattaaatgctttatattgataaatgtaaacattgggtctaaaaatctccagtaaaaaacaagaatacaattacaattaaaaaaaaaaaggtaaccttgatcggggctctaaccactgacccccctggagccatggagcaaaaacCTTCTGcgctatccactagaccatccgctcttaTATCATTTTCAATGGATTTTTTACCTCATATATGCAATTCTCGTTGTATCAAAAAATGCAAcgacaacagaattctccaaactattcaatcgtttgcgttgcaacgcttgataattttcaggtttttaaatcgtcaaaagatgcacgttatggatattttagaggatggtaaatgttcagtattactgtttcctcacaaatatcataacttcaaggaacatttgcgaatttgaaacaatttttttcaattttgtcaatttaccaaagcgtgaaaaggccccattaacCAGAAATGCAAAATTCGCCGTTGAATACTGTTATTGTAAGGCTCATTGGGCCAATGTCGACCTGAAATgtcttgaagtcacccgggggtgactaaaagccgattcttgtcatccagggtgacttcaagccgattcatatcaccctagggtgacttcaagccgaccgggtgactagaatcggcttgaagtcacccatggtgacaagaatcggcttctaatcaccccagggtgacttcaagccatttcaggtcgacaatgacccaatgagctatTGTAAGCTGGCAATTAATAACAATTTCTacactgacgtaaattaaaaacgaatgaCCGAAAAGCGAAAAATTGCTTAATTTTTCGTGTCTCTATggaatataattttgtttttcctGGTATATTGAATTAAGAGACGATTTCTTAGGGATGAAAAACTGACCATTATTCTTGAAGATTCAATATACTTATCGTACTTATCTTATACTTAACCGAATGTTACGTTGACGCTTACGTACATTCCTCTCGATGTCTGCTTCCTTGGTACAACAACGGTGCTCTCGCCGGTCTACAACATATCAGACTGCCCAATTTGAAAGTCTGCGTTATCCGACGTGGCcgttatcgggaatcaaagtgtctaTAACATTATGCATACCGCCTATAAAAATGCATTATCTTTGTTAATATTTCATTGCGATGACCTACGTGCCCCGATCCACACGTACTGAAGCCGATTGTACTATGATTTATATAGAAAGTTCTTTTCATGTTTCATGAGGATGTCCTTTTTATAATGTTGATAAATGTGAGATCCGGGACTGTGTAAATTATTCAGTCTCACTGTTTACCGTATGTCATGCGGTTAACGTCGCAAGTCGTAGCGTCAATTGCTAGAGGGAAAACACATTGTGTCTTGTTTCaaataattgaaacataaaacATGGTTTATAAAGTGAACTAAACTGGAAACTAACTCAACTGAAGATTCGGAGGTTGAAGTTCTATTCTTGCCTTGTTAAAAAATGCATGCATAGTTAACGTATCTTGTTATAGATATTTAGAATAACCATGGCAGTATTATGGGATAATTATTTTGGCTGTATTGCCGCTATGACAACTTTCATTGCGGTGAACGTTTATTCAGGTAAGAACAAACGCATACGTTCATTAAATCATCTAGTTGCAAGTATCAACTAAGCCGTATTGTAGTTATAAAAGCATGAACGAATAAATTATTTAGTCTGTGTATGAGCAAATGAATGGCATTTgcctctttaaaggggccttttcacagatttgtgcatgtattgaagcttgtcattaaatgctttatattgataaatttaaacattggacctaaaaatctccagtcaaaaacaagaaacaattaaaaaaagaaagaaagtaacccttaactggactcgaaccactaacccctggagtaaaaagtctcccgcttagatCACTCAACCATGCGTGCTAATGACATGAACGGGTGTTATTTTTAATGATATAGGCAATCCTCGTAgcttcccaaaatataactacaacaacagaactttcaaaattattcaatcgtttcgcgttgcaacgccttataattttcaggttttcaaatcgtcaaaagatgcatataatgaatattttagagcatggttaatgttcaatattactatttccacacaaaaatcataactaaaacgaaaatttgcgaatctgaaacattttttttttattttgccaattaaccaaaacgtgaaaaggcccctttaacattttATCGAAATGTGAAATAATATTTCCGATTTGCTCGGAGATTGCTCTTTTTGACAGGAAAATGCTATCGATTGTTGAATCATTTTAACGTATTTCCATATAATTAACGTTAACACCTGGTTTGGTATATTTCATCAGTTTTCAAACATCGATTTCGAAATATGCTCATTTTGAATACCGTTTTTTTTGGTTAACGCCGAGATATCTGAATGATAGCCAAATTGTACATTGTTTAGAAATTGTAAGCTCAGAAATGTCGAAAGCCTGCAGAAACAATCAAACAAGTAAGTAGCCGCATTGAGATTTTAAGAGCTAATTTGGCTTCTTGTAACGCGAACGAAGGCATTTGCTGTAATCTGAAAGTGCGTTAGGATATTGAACAGGATCGTTCACCGGGTGATCAAACAAGTCATTTTTAGCGCATTTTTAGCGTTTTAGCGTGTGTTCACAGTCATTTGTGTCATAAACATCTTTCAAGACACatgctattaaaggggccttttcacagattttggcattttttttaacttattcattaaatgctttatattgataaatgtaaacattggatcgtaaaagctccagtaaaaaatcaagaaaaaaaataaaaaaaggaaaagaacattgcccggagcaggtttcgaaccagtgacccctggagtcctgccagagtcctgaagtaaaaacgctttagcctactgagctattccgccgagtacatgttcgtgacgtattttataccttatataagcaatcttcgaagtttcacaaaatttaacgacaaaaacagaactctccaaattattcaatcgtttcgcgttgcaacgctttataatttttaggttttaaaatcgtcaaaagatgcatataatggctatattagagcatggttaatgttcagtattactgtttcctcacaaatatcataactaaaacgaaaacttacgaatctgaaacaacttttttcaattttgtcaatttaccaaagcgtgaaaagatccctttaaagtaggGATGTATAACTCTAACTTACGGGTTAAAGAATTGATCAACAGTTTGTGATTGGTAGTAAATGTATGAGCTCATAAATACTGGCATTCTGTATTACATTCAATCATACAAAACACGAGTTTGTTATAAATGTACCGTGCAGCCACACCAAATTAACCGTtccttgtgtgtatgtttattattGTCAACTTCAAGCCGATGAGTCATTAAACACGGTAACGATGTTCGCTTTATAAAATCTTAATGATAATacgattttgttaattttttaaacatctccAATGTGAACAAACCtcttttatttgaatgttttcaaGACATACTCTTCCAATTGTGAAGACTATTCCCTGAATATAGCGATTTACCAGAGTTTTGCACACAATACGTACACATGCCCAAACTTAAAAATGCCATGCAATCGGTAAACCTTAGTATTTACCGTATTCAGATACGAAATATTATGGCCTCTCCAATCCCTTTCCTAGATGGGCTGTCACCACCCCACTTCTCATGCAGCTCCCGACCGGATGGCCTGTGTCCTAGCTGCGACGGCCGGCCGGACTGCTTCGATCTCTCAGACGAGATCTCATGTGACAACTGGCCCCGAACTGTGTTAGTTGGCAGGGCATCGGACAAGTGTACGTACAGATAGTGTTACATATAGtgtgttttacaatttatttaagaaTTCAGTATCGTATACAAACGATCTACAAAATAGGAACGTAAGTGTTCAAATATATTGTAAACAGTATAACATGaacatgttgttgtttattatcacaaAAGGATGTGATATAAATAGCGGACAATATTATCGGGCTTTGAATACCATTACGATCGATAGTATCCAAACCATCACCAAtacatatataactatatatatgtTACAAAAATGTCCAccaaaaatgaaacaaaataaacaacatagCAACAAAACAGAAAACTTACTAATTCTTAGAAGGTGTAACTTTCGTCCTTCATGCTCCTGAACCTTATAATTGTATCAAAGGCAACACTTAATATCCATGTAATGTAAGCCTAGACTCGCAGGTTTGACTTTGTGTGGTGATTAATATACGAACACTACAAATGGGGTCTGGgtatataataattttgttttgtttccttcaaaaatgcttttttttattgttattgtcatAGCAATGTGAATGATATTGGTTACCACCATTCAAGTTAGAGATATATCGTGTCGTTTATCATCGAAAGTCTTGCTCTAGTTGTTCGGTATATACTGGCGTGCATTCTATAAAGTATATATGAGCTCAATGCTTACGAGGTATAGGGAGATAAATTGAGCGAAACAAAATGTATGCGGTTTAGCGACAactgaacaaaatatatatttacagatCTTATATGTCTATAAAGATACATTGACTAACATGTTTTAAAGTAAATGACCATTCATATAATGCCACATATTGCATCGTCACTTTCAGGCGATGCGGTCCGTTTGGAGTGTTCAAGAGAATTCCTCGTGCCGCCACCTATCCCGCCCTTTCCGATTTGCGACAAAAAAGACACATCTACCCCCCAAAGAACTACTTCTGACCACATTGCCACCAAAAGTACACCGATTGCCACATATGGAACAACAAACTACGATAGTCACTCGTGGATAACGAGTCGACAGACGTTTCCACCCACTTTTACGAGGCGACCGACGTTTCCACCCACTTTTACGAGTCGACCGACGTTTCCACCCACCAGGTGGATTTCACAAACTAGTATATTTGCAACACCGCAACAATGGAACGAATTATTTTTATGGTGGATGcttgatttaataaaataaaacgtcttttatgtaattaattaattgcTTAATGAATTATCAGTTTGACCACTGCGTGGTATGATGAAATTGTTGCAAAAAAACGAGGACATGCACGCTACACATAAAAACCCACACTATAGAAAGACACACGTTTATCCGTAaaggcggtttaatgcatgtgcgtaaagtgtcgtcccagattatcctatgcagtccgcacaggttaatcagagacgAACTTTACGCcataattggatttttgctaagaagagatatttttaaaacaaaaatatcatcaaGCGGAAAGTTACGTccctaatccgggacaacactttacgcacatgcattaaacctctttttcacagagcacggcccatttgttCGATTGTCAATTCGTTGCGCAACCACCGTGGTTAGGCGAACCGCCTTACGTCCGATGAAACAAATGTGATTCAAGTAACGTAGAGAACATTGTCTTGTAAAGAATGGCGGAATTCGCTGAAATTTTTAAAGTTAGTATTcaaatattgtgtttttcaaCCCCTTATGTTTATAATTCCACAAAACAACTACCTTTATGAAATTataagttacactgttagtaactgatggtgtatgggatatacaccctcagtaatttcataccatactcgagcgaagtgtaacgattatatctcaccgactacctttaaagtatataatattatagaatatataatataatataatatgttatatataatgtattacaTATAATAGATGAGAAAGAATGGATAGTAAGAAGAGAGATAAATAATAGAGAAGAGAAGAAAAGAGATAAGAGGAAAGAGTTTAGAGAAGAAGAGGAGGAGAAAAAGAATAAaaagaagagagaagagaagagggAAAGAGACGAGAAGAGACTAGAcgagagagaagagaagagagagagagaggagagaagagaagagagagaggagagagaagagagaagagaagagagaagagaagagagaagagagaagagagaagaagagagaagagaagagaagagaagagagaagaagagaagagagaagagaggagagagagagagaagagagagaagagaagagagaagagaagagaggagaagagaggagagaagagaggagagaagagagagaggagagaagagaggagagaagagagaagagagaagagaagagaagagagagagaagagagagagaagagaagagaagagagaagagaagagagaagagagaagagaagagaagagagaagagagaagagaagagagaagagagaagagagagagagaagagaagagaagaagagaagagagaatctAGAAGAGAAGAGACTCTagaagagaagagaagagagagatACTCTTCATCATACTCTCCTAtccaaatcatactcattttaaataatacatattaaatataatatatctatactatataatatataacatttagtatataatatatgatatatcatctatcatatatcatatctcatgtttaatatataatatatgatatatcatgtatcatgtataatatatcgTATAgaatatatcatatatcatatatatattatatatattatatattatatatattatatatattatatatattatattatcaatataatgttatatattatatacattataGTAAATAGTATACATTACatagaatatattatatat carries:
- the LOC127869679 gene encoding uncharacterized protein LOC127869679; protein product: MAVLWDNYFGCIAAMTTFIAVNVYSDGLSPPHFSCSSRPDGLCPSCDGRPDCFDLSDEISCDNWPRTVLVGRASDKCDAVRLECSREFLVPPPIPPFPICDKKDTSTPQRTTSDHIATKSTPIATYGTTNYDSHSWITSRQTFPPTFTRRPTFPPTFTSRPTFPPTRWISQTSIFATPQQWNELFLWWMLDLIK